In Aricia agestis chromosome 5, ilAriAges1.1, whole genome shotgun sequence, the genomic stretch ACAATTTCTTGGTCACGAGCTTTCATCATCAGGCATTAAGCCACTAGACAAATATATTAAAGCAATAGAAACATTCAGGCCACCGGAAACTGTCGAAGAAATTCAAAGCTTTTTAGGGTTGATAAATTTTGTCGGAAAATGGATACCAAATTTATCAACTTTGACGGAACCTCTTCGACAGTTACTTCGACAAAAAGTTCATAAAAAAGCTAATATAACTCCTTTTTGGCAAAATGAACAGTCAGAAGCTTTTGAAAAGCTAAAAAATAGTTTATCAAAAATTCCAACACTAGGTTACTATGACCCAAAAGATCGTACCCAAGTAATTGCCGATGCAAGCCCTGTTGGTTTAGGTGGTGTACTGATCCAATATGATAACAAAGGACCTCGAATTATAGCTTTTGGCAATAAAAGTCTGACTGACGTTGAGAAACGATATTGTCAGACGGAGAAGGAGGCATTAGCTTTGGTCTGGGCAATTGAGCATTTCCATATGTATCTATATGGCAAAAAATTTGAGCTCGTTACAGACCACAAGCCTTTTGAAGTCATATTTGGCACGAGATCGAAACCATGTGCTCGTATCGAAAGATGGGTCCTTCGATTACAAGCATATGACTATAAAGTTATTTACAAACCTGGTAAGTCGAATGTAGCGGATCCATTATCACGTCTTTGCACGAGTCCTATAAATAATGACAATTCGTCAGAAGACGAGTACCATGTTAACCAGATTGTTGAATACGCGCGACCTGTAGCATTGACACTGAATCAATTATTGAAGCATCAAATGACGATGAAAACTTTAAATTAGTCAAGGATGCTTTAATAAATGATAATTCGGATGCTGCAGTTAGCCACTACAAGTTATTTCAGCACGAACTCTGGTTGCACAATGGCATTTTATTAAGAGGTAACAAAATAGTAATTCCCACCAAATTACGTAAAAGCGTTCTCGCAGCTGCTCATGAAGGCCACCCAGGTATCGTCAATATGAAGGCTAGATTGCGAACTAAAGTGTGGTGGCCCAAGATGGACAAAGATGCTGAAAACACAGTTAAAAGCTGCAAGGGCTGCACACTTGTCTCAGCTCCTGATCCACCAGTACCCATAAAAAGACGAGAACTCCCATCGAAAGCGTGGGTTGATACAGCAGTCGACTTTTTAGGGCCATTACCGAGCGGAGATTATCTGTTTgtaattattgattattatagcAGATACAAAGAGATTGAAGTTATGCGATCTATATCTTCGCAAGAaactataaaagtattaaagaaAATTTTTTCACGGACTGGAAACCCAGTTAGTATAACAGCTGATAATGGCAGGCAGTTTTCTAGTCAGGAATTTAAAACTTTCTGTACAGATCAAGGAATACTACTTTTTAATACTATACCTTACTGGCCACAGCAAAACGGCGAAGTCGAAAGACAGAACCGAGACATTCTTAAACGGTTGAGAATTAGTCAGTGTCAAAAATCTGATTGGAAGGATGATTTACTTAAATATCTAGTTATGTATAATAGTACTCCGCATCCCTCAACAGGTAAATCACCGTCCGAGTTGTTCTACGGAAGACAATTCCGGGATAAATTACCTTTTTTAGATGACCTGGAAAACAATTATGATGGGGAAATAAGGGATAGAGAtaaagaaaaaaaggaaaaaagtaaattattagaagATAGGAAAAGGAAAGCTGTAGACAGAGAATTGGCAGTTGGAGAAAGAGTGTATGTAAAAAACctgataaaagaaaataaactcaCACCCGAATTCAATCCAACACCACATACTGTAGTAAGTACTGAAGGAAGCGACATAAACGTGAGGAACGAGGATACAGGTCAAGAATATAGAAGGAATATTGTACATTTAAAGAAAGTGGAAGGTCAATGGAAAGTTATTGATGATAATGGAATAGAGTAAATTGACAAAGTTGTTGCTCGACCACTGTACACTGCAATTCTTTTAAGCAAATGTGCATTTTAAGACGGTTAAATGGAAATATTTAGTAACTGGTCGAACAAGAACTTAGTCACTATACTGTTAGTACTAACTTAGATGATTATAATGTAtcttattatgaaatttataacGTGTTccttattatgatttttaatatttgttatattaatgatctcgtaatattataaaattgtttcgTTCATATGATTTATTTACACTTAAATTTTTATgtgtgttattaattattatcttaaagtTATTctttaacaatattaatttataaagaaGTTCTTAGTTATGTCACATAATATGAGCTCTTTTGTATCTTTATTGAATAACTAATTATGttcttaaattattatgaaaaaggAGAGATGTGATGTCTAGTTAAAACAATAAACCGGTAGCACAGCTCAACTGGCGGGGCGACGCGTCACTTCGCTGCAAACTGCCGAGCGGGGCGGACGTTCCAAGTTGGCCTGTGTTTACCTACTTActgaaaagtgttgttttattGTCCATTACCTAGTGAGACGTAACAGGGTACAAACACTGACAtctgaaaatatgttcataaataaagttagcattcaataacaaggttgctttgaggtattttttttataacgttAGGGTCTTACCGGTCTAAGAAGAAATCTCATCAGGGAACTGATTTTGACTTTAAACACTCTTCTTGGAACATAATatctcataatttatttatgcttgatattttaacttgcataactgaatcctttgcatcattcatgttacctgcaaaacgataaattcaattacatgataaataataatgattttaattaattgtaattgaaagtatcaaaatctttcaaAAAAGTACAGGTAGTACTTACCAATGTACTgggatattttatttcatgtaaacaatcttgtttttgtttaaaaattgcatcattttcacttcttttttgttcgtatttactaatcatagctaaaagcagttttcgcaaatctcttttcaaagttttcgtcacgtttaaattagaaaatcatgtaaaccacagaaatatttttcactttgacacataaacaacagatgctataggtgacactgacgttaatgacagtgttaccataatcagttttggaataaaaagccagtctcatctttcgctagccagactctattgTCATAGATTTAGGTACCATAACAGTAGATAATAGTCTtccagcgctactactttcacagtgaactctctacaaggaacacgtacataccctaaagtattatcacttatttttgttacaccctgtataaatttgCCTTTTTTTTCATTGTCCCAACAATCGGCTGCaatgcagtatttttttttgataaattttgtcAATTAAAATATGACACTGCGTAAGAGACGCGCGCGTGCGCCACGAGTCAGTTCGCGGCAACCATTGAATCGCcccgacgcgacgcgacgacgTCGGGGAGTCTCGTATGTACTTGTAGCTCGGCGGCGGAACGGCGGAGTGACACCCCCCTgcttataccgcagaacgcgatagaaacaactgcagaaaatcaacgattcgttgtcccctgattccttctccaaaacttaaccgatttaagtacttttttcattaaagattaaagaaaggcttgagctgtgttcctatgtttttttttttgtataatctagccaaatctgttttctggatgtttgaacacagcggaaaatctggccatttttttgggtttttgaacgttcatatccgatttactaattaaattatgaaaaaaaagaaaacatagggacattgtattagtggccgtagatattcaggaaaaaaattataactctactagcattatccagggaggaaacaggggacaacgtttgtatggaaaaagggcggtgtggactcctcttaattatcCCAAATTTTAAAAGGGATTTTTTTGCTgcaatcttttttaattttaaataaataatctttactttaataataattactttattattaaaataagtaaatgtttttttttgtaactggGTATTACATATAGTCTCtcaagaaagtgaaaaaattaaaaagtggcaacatcgtagtgtcatcccttttttcttagattgatttgaaagggatgacactacgatgttgccactttttaatttcttcactttcttggcaGACTATATTTAAACATGTTTCGTAACAGAAAATATAGGGCCCCTAAGTAGGAATGTACGCATTTCATATTATAAGTGTACATGACAATATGAAATGCGTATTATATATtaagctaaaaatattataatttgtacacGTAATTATGTGTATTGTtagttgtaatttttttgcgtaatttaaatattatacctaatattgTTTGGAACTTttaccgaaatttattttataattacgcCAAATAATTTTTGcgattactttattttaattattatacctacaactggggccttactcccgaaactgatatcgatttcgattttcgatttcaacgatttttgacactttagacatctaaaatagcgctattttgGATGTCTAAAGCATGTAAAGCAGGAAAATAAGTATAAGAGAAGGTTCACTAGTGCTACcttgaatgtttttttttttttgatttgattgagaTTTAGTATTCATTAAAAAGATGTTCAAAACCATAGTACAGAATTATAcgatactagatgttccgcgcggcttcgcccgcgtaatttaggaatgtcacggaaaacgtacatttttccgcaaaaaaagaaacctatgtcctttcacgtggtctattcttcatgtgtgccaaataacataaaaattgctccagtacgttcaaataagccctttcaaataatttcccccgttttttccacactttcctctatttcttcgctcttattagtcttagcgtgataaaatatagcttatagcctttctcgataagtaggctatctaacactgaaatatttttccaaatcggaccagtagttcttgagattagcgcgttcaaatcagccctttcaaataatttccccccgttttttccacactttcctccatttcttcgctcctattggtattagcgtgataaaatatagcctatagccttcctcgataaatgggctatctaacattgaaagaatttttcaaatcggactagtagttcctgagattagctcgttcaaacaaacaaacaaacaaactaacaaactcttccgctttataatattatatccatactaatattataaatgcgaaagtatctctgtctgtctgtctgtctgtctgtcttgctttcacgccaaaactactgaaccgattgcaatgaaattttgtatacagttattctagagtctgagaaaggacataggctacattttgatgtgggaaaatatcttatttccatgaaaatatcgatgaaaatgaattcgcattgcgcgtggccagcgctcatcccgggggtcctgggttcgagtcccgcaggcggaacaaaaagtttttttaatgttcctgggtcttggatgtgtattaaaataaaatttcaaaaatcttaaacatatcttatgtataatattataaaaaatccagaaatatatcgatgcaatgaacattttagttctaatacgattcaacagatggcgttttattttttactttattgtaacatagaactaatcattcttattagttagtatgtttttgtttatagtttttaatacgttagaatattatgtttaataatataatcacttggtataataataatcaatctatcttatcttatagaactcctactgcatttctaatataattatgtgacaagttgacaacagaaggcgctctaaaataaaggagttcgagtgtaccgtgttggcctatattccatccagaaaatatatcaatgcaatcaacattttaattctaatatatgaaaacagatggcgttttattttttactttattattgtaacagaactaatcatacctactttactatataatattgtttttattcataactagctgttgcccgcgacatcgtctgcgtggactttagtttatagcgcgtggtgtcaacaaaatttgtgtcaaatttaaaaactttttaaaaccctggtaagtggtacccctcttagggccgcgctacaccggaatggcagcgctgaaagtgctcgcctcgcatggcagcgccattccggtgtagcgcggcccttaattaatcaaaatacccaaaaacagtaatctatactaatattataaatgcgaaagtatctctgtctgtctgtctgtctgtcagtctcgcgttcacgccaaacgccaaaagtatctctgtgtgtctgtctgtctgtctgtctgtcagtctcgctttcacgccaaacgccaaaacttccgaaccgattgtaatgaaaatgTCACTTGCGGCGAAAATCATTTTATCGCGCTGCGCTGGAAACTCACGTCCTTTCCGGGAAAACTCTTcatatttttcgtcaaaattataaattataaattacatgAAGATGCAACGGATATACCTATATACTTTTACATAAATTTGtgtaaatctatactaacattataaatgtgaaagtatctctgtctatctatcttgctttcacgccaaaactaccgaaacgattgtaatgaaattttgtttacagatagtctaaagcctgagaaaggacataggctacttttttactagaaaaaagggttgtaagggggtgaaaatgcgtaaatttgttcaaattaagttagttccaacaattcataatagatggcgccgtgcgtcttctacatcgcactgacgcttgctcaaaagtggtggtatcatcttacatttaagtttcgatttttttcgattgttatatctattctacggtattaaataactcagtactttatctgtacagtgacgtaaccttaaatctatcaatgataaatagtttatgggtaaagttgtgtaattggagggctaaataagctttaaaatttggcataaaatataaagtttaatataaaaaaatgaaatacttattgtgtgcacactgcacagctgtattgatttaaggggtaccagggtttttttataaaagcttttgacaccaattttgttgacatcgcgcgctataaactgaagcccacgcggacgaagtcgcgggcaacagctagtagattataagtataagtatagattagtatagataataacctAAAAAGTGAACTTTACATAGGTACCTAGTCTACCTTTTATTtcgaaaaaatacaatatttcgactgttatttataaaaatgtttaaaataaatctaTTAATGTATTGACCGTCGTACGCTGACTCAATGAGGGGGATCTGGCAATTATCGAGCAGTTCGTAACTGCCACCCTCGTCCCCTCTCCACCcctcattaaaatataacattcaTGCATAAGAGCCGTGACCGCGTTATGGGATCAAACGAGACCCGAAGACCAATTTCTACAATAACGGGGATCGCTGAACTTAACAGGAACTTGTTACTTGGGTGTACCAATCTACTGATATGTCTGTTAATCAGGGTATTAAAAGAAACCCAGCTGCTCTGATGTCCCCAACGCGACGCGGCAAAGTTACTATcacagttataataatatattagtggGTGAAGCCggttatctgggggcacgggagtgcccccgccaagatgagccaagcgaagcgcgcatgggcactacctaccttttctcgaaacgtttcgtcgtatttttgcaccctcgtaactttggttcggATAATGCCAGACAGTTGAAATTTTTCAGACATAATggcatgagtataataattaaatacgcaaagtttgaatattgttactattatactttagattttataggtgtccaaaaacccacatttctggcactgactcaccgatcatcaaaattgttagggtacttcctgaagtctgagaaagctgaaatttggtatgtaacctactattagtacagaaacaacaaaaaaattatcaaacccaacctaacctatcccatCCCCTTGATATAGAGGGTGGATGTTAGTATGAGATATCCCCGTTTCTTAAGCtagatacaaaataaaaaatagtataaaatgcCATTTTTGTTTGTCACAAGAATGTGACTAATAAAAAGTTAGCTATGAgagaccacagactcacagaaaaccggcgtgaaacggcgcttgcgctgtgtttcgtctagtgagtgagtttagcggagaCCCAACAGTGAACACTACATTTTATTCCCTGTCCCTATATTTACTTAGAGCGaacgcagacttacaatttcaagttggccaactgaATCGCAATtcagttggccaacttgaaattgcgCAAGTATATCAAtagctatagcgacttatgagagctcgcacattgcatccaactaaattgtacaactaaataataattggaCACCGATCGTATTAAAACCGTGACTCCTTTCCGATtacctacaataattaaaaagttgtccaattaaattgtgatactacgcaatttagttgtacgcagtacgatagtcggccaacttgaaatcgtatatctgcggtgacccttagcccggccgcacattgtctcCGAATTCttatcagaaacagttgaatttcgccggaccgccacctcgcacactatccgaaatatccttccggcgagttcgagctcactcggctcagtacaaaatgtaagagacagtaACATGCGGAATTCCACAAGGAAGTGTACTGGGACCTACCTTGTTTCTCTGCTACATTAATAACTTGTGTAAATTAAGATTACCAAACTGTATGATTACATGCTATGCCGATGATACTGCATTGACTTTTTATGGTAAAACATGGACTGATGTGTACAATAAGGCACAATTTGGGTTAAACATGGTTGGAAGATGGCTTGCAAATCACCACTTTACTCTTAATTCGTCAAAAACGAAATTCATTccatttggtataaaaaaatccTCGCTGCCGCAAGAGCATAACTATTTTAAGCTTATAGTCCATAATTGTGTTCCCCAATCTGATTCACCGTGTGACTGTAGCCAAATCGAAAGGATAGAATATATAAGATACCTGGGTGTGATTATAGATCACAAAATGAATTTTGCTGAACACATAAATAAATTGGCTATCAAAATTCGTCGTCTTACTTACATATTTAAGCGCCTCCGTTATGtagccaataataatttgttaagatattatgtgtatacaaGTCTCTGCCAATCTATAATAACTTATGGTATCACCGCATGGGGTGGTGCACCCAAAAGTCTCATGATAAATGTTGAAAGGGCGCAAAGGCTAATtctaaaaattttctttttcaaaccAATTCTAAGTTCTAACTCCCACTAAAGAACTGTATGAGCTCTGTGATGTCCTTACAGTTCGGCAACTCTTTGTGCTCTACTCCATCATGTGTACACATAAGAATACTCCCTATGACCAGcataattcaaattcaaattcaaatatctttatttcagactacagtgtggtccattggttagtattacataaattaaaaattattagggttatttaaaaagaacaaaacataacttaaagtaaataattaaaactaaacaaaaatcATGCACCTCATTTAGAACTATGAGCGAATATATCCTGGAGGTCTGCTCTCGAATTCGTTCATTATCCGCACATAGTTCCTTAATATAGGTGCATGCGGATCATCTGCCACAATCTTCAGGATGCTGTTGTCACTTCCCCTTACGCGATTTATTAGAGATGCAGCTTTCTTGCGCATGAGTGCCCGGAAGCCATCCGTCCTTGCTTGTGCAAACATCTCGGATGCACTACAAAATCGGGGAAGTTTCAGCATCATCCTGAAGATATTGTTATATTGGATGCGAAGGGTGTTTAGAGATGCTTTGGTATAGATGATCCACAGGCCGCCCGTGTACAGATTCTGACAGAACGCTTTAAAGAGTGTGATCTTCACTTCATCCGTACAACGTGAGAACCTGCGGGCCAGCATATTACCTCGCACCGCCAAAGCCCTCCGCTCCCGTTCAATATCTAGATCATCTTTAAGGTCGTCGGTAAGTATATGGCcgagatatttaaaattaaatactctGTTCAGCTCCTTTCCGCCGAGGTATATTGGAGGTATGGACTCGGGATACTTACCAGCGGCCTTAAAGATCataatttcacttttgttgacaTTATATGTCAGGCCATGCGAATCAGCGTATCTCTCACACACCTTCAGCATCTCCCGAATTCCTCTCGCAGTGGGACTCAGCAATACCATGTCGTCCGCGTAGCTAATGTTGTTAACGCTAACACCACCAACCTGTACTTTCTGAAAGAAGGCATTATCGAATTTGTAATGTCCCATCAACTAACACATACTCTGCACGAAGATTTTCCTCTTATATAGGTagaaaactatataatatagcaaataagaaatataatatatatccttTATCTTGCAACAAAgttaaatacatattagtaaAGTGGCTAAAATCGTTAAACTATGATGAGACCGAGAATCTCTTGGTAAGGACAGAGTAGGACTATTGGTATTGTAACTGCAATTTCTGCTATCTTTGCACCCTAGCAGTAGTATAACTGATCCCAAGACTTctgtcgtagggctagggtgtTGTAGCATTTGGCATACTTCTTGTACATCAAAGACGACAAATTTTCACTTTGTCACAATGCCGTATTTAATTATTAGTCCCTGGTAGGGACTAATAATTAAATACAGCACCccagcagtttttttttttttttcaactgatCCCAAGACATTAGTTGTAGGGCTGGGGTGTAGGGAGTTAACTTAATACATatactgaataataataaaataataataaataaacacacCCACCCACCCACACACCCACACACACACCCACccacccacacacacacacacacacacacacacacacacacacacacacacacacacacacacacacacacacacacacacacacacacacacacacacacacacacatacacacacacacacacacaatttaTGATTAGATATCGTTAGAAGATGCTCTCACAACTAGTGACTTACctctaaaatataaatgatgttAGACACGATTCAATAATACCTTCTGAGGGGGGGCCTGGTGACCCCTTAACACAGGGCAACCTAGTAAGGGCACCAGTCTCctactataatttttaactaagcATCATAATGATTGtatatgtgttttttgtattgtgggagaaattaataaagatttttgatttgattttgagacaaacagacagacagacggacagacggacagcgaacagacatcgaagtctagtaatagggtaccgtttttaccctttgggtacggaaacctaaaattGATAAGGtgaatgtttataatattattaagatagTCGGTAAGTCACTACGGCCGGCCGTCGCTAGATGCCACTATCTGTTTCATGAACGCGCTATCGACTTCTATTTCTGGCAGCCATAAGTAGCGAGGCGGTTATTCTatgggtggcttggccattttgttattcgtcatgcTATGGGCTttgaattaaacataatattacttttctgttgtacttaataacttttatatttactgtaacaaaatggccaggccacccaTTTTAACTTAAGTGTAGATATTTTAAATGCTCCTCGTAcagctgacacattataatattatgaagtattttgccgcgacttaagtgtaaaattaaggtttttagatttagggctgaatagtgagtatgtaaggttaaaaacttggctctacatgagatctcactactttttgacaccacgaactatatgttctcatcttggcaacatttttacatggaaatgtttttgatgggattaacattttacaacataagactCATTTTTCCCGTATAATTTGAACTAAGTACTGCTATTGTTAGCAGTAGTTCAAATTTTATgggaataaattataaacaaaaaactttttgaaaaaagcttttatttaaatagtctaaaaagaagaaaataaacttctccttcaaaattttaacta encodes the following:
- the LOC121727110 gene encoding uncharacterized protein LOC121727110, with protein sequence MVLLSPTARGIREMLKVCERYADSHGLTYNVNKSEIMIFKAAGKYPESIPPIYLGGKELNRVFNFKYLGHILTDDLKDDLDIERERRALAVRGNMLARRFSRCTDEVKITLFKAFCQNLYTGGLWIIYTKASLNTLRIQYNNIFRMMLKLPRFCSASEMFAQARTDGFRALMRKKAASLINRVRGSDNSILKIVADDPHAPILRNYVRIMNEFESRPPGYIRS